In Risungbinella massiliensis, a single window of DNA contains:
- a CDS encoding methyltransferase domain-containing protein, producing the protein MKLKKKIEIAMDLMRDHHDIFQCPICKTKIHILEPSSLICSNNHCFNLSKRGSVHFLLDTPQSDYDKTMLESRQIICQRGFFSPLIDKMIQLIQEELPIKSKELRMLDLGTGEGSHLAEIMERLSKENTTRNIGVGMDISKAGIDLAAREYPRLIWCVGDLAKSPFQSDSFDLILNILSPSNYEEFLRIVRDNGWLLKVIPTSQYLKELREFFFKGKKSQEYSNEKVRELFTENLKIIRQEKVEYRMTLSSEDWQHLIRMTPLSWGASSEKIEEAFQLDSHQVTIGFEILLGKRK; encoded by the coding sequence ATGAAACTAAAAAAGAAGATAGAGATAGCAATGGATTTGATGAGGGATCATCATGATATTTTTCAATGTCCGATTTGCAAAACAAAGATCCATATACTAGAACCTAGCAGCTTAATATGTTCGAATAATCATTGTTTTAATTTATCTAAACGGGGTTCTGTCCATTTTTTGCTTGACACGCCGCAATCTGATTACGACAAAACGATGTTAGAGTCCAGACAGATTATTTGCCAGAGAGGTTTTTTTTCCCCACTTATAGACAAGATGATTCAATTGATTCAAGAGGAATTGCCTATTAAATCAAAAGAGCTTCGTATGTTAGATCTCGGTACTGGGGAAGGGTCTCATTTAGCAGAGATTATGGAGCGTTTATCAAAAGAAAATACTACTAGAAATATTGGAGTAGGAATGGATATCTCCAAAGCAGGAATTGATTTAGCAGCGAGAGAGTATCCTAGATTGATTTGGTGTGTAGGAGATCTAGCAAAAAGCCCTTTCCAATCAGATAGTTTTGATCTGATTCTAAATATTTTATCCCCATCGAACTATGAAGAGTTTTTGCGCATCGTTCGTGACAATGGATGGCTACTAAAAGTGATTCCAACAAGCCAATATCTGAAAGAATTACGAGAGTTTTTCTTTAAAGGGAAAAAGAGTCAAGAGTACTCCAATGAGAAGGTACGAGAGCTTTTTACAGAGAATTTGAAGATAATTCGTCAAGAAAAAGTTGAGTATCGTATGACGCTCTCCTCAGAAGATTGGCAGCACTTGATCCGGATGACTCCCTTATCTTGGGGAGCAAGTTCAGAAAAAATAGAAGAAGCATTTCAATTAGATTCTCATCAAGTTACAATCGGTTTTGAAATATTGTTAGGGAAGCGCAAATAA
- a CDS encoding right-handed parallel beta-helix repeat-containing protein, with translation MRLNRSLIALLSASILMGLVAPSSFAAYQSGSYNVGSIKVTTHNSVVTTPESFGANGQDSKLDTLALQQAIHKGDKVVLKGGATYYIDQPLVANKNLIITTTDGKKATIVQKSAQSAFIFDNKPKATTTVTKTVRVNQNYITVKDASKIKIGDLLHIKSSKLWYWDNRGYLTKGELSKVTKVEGNNVYLDLSARESYYISGETLTVNAYTPKNLKIEHIEFKHPQPMSTVMVKVGFTENALFQDIIIRNSKKIGLMLDKTLHSHVTKSFFSLGTTPDISSGYGVQDYGGRHNTISYSTFASVRRGVDFSGDTPSRFGVVKYSKAYGPPKHTLAVGNSGFGTHSTAEDITFHNNTIIGFNYGFNSRGNRITIKDNTMTGNSVTFAAISYGNNVTLLRNHFQRSSLEGNSLEHFALIFASYKGKVTAEQNKVEYLTKDFVRVAGTDLQTLRLVDNRANVYTDLNPMYVIRSGSNIKLQNTTLLRNYMWMKTGTKKYVSKTVDLSDKSNQIDYIH, from the coding sequence ATGAGATTGAATAGATCCTTGATTGCTTTACTATCTGCTTCCATTCTGATGGGATTAGTAGCACCATCATCCTTTGCTGCATACCAGTCAGGCTCTTATAATGTTGGATCAATAAAAGTCACCACTCACAATTCAGTTGTCACTACGCCTGAATCTTTTGGTGCAAATGGACAAGATTCCAAACTAGATACCCTAGCATTGCAACAAGCAATTCACAAAGGGGATAAAGTAGTACTAAAAGGCGGTGCTACCTATTATATTGATCAGCCTTTAGTAGCAAATAAGAACCTCATTATTACTACCACTGATGGTAAAAAAGCAACGATTGTACAAAAAAGCGCTCAATCCGCTTTTATCTTTGATAACAAACCAAAAGCAACCACTACCGTAACCAAAACGGTCCGTGTAAATCAAAATTACATTACCGTAAAAGACGCCTCCAAAATCAAAATAGGAGACTTACTTCATATCAAGTCTAGTAAATTGTGGTATTGGGATAATCGAGGATATCTAACAAAAGGAGAGTTATCTAAAGTAACCAAAGTAGAAGGAAATAATGTATACTTAGACCTTTCTGCTCGGGAATCATATTATATAAGCGGAGAAACATTAACTGTTAACGCTTATACTCCTAAAAACCTAAAAATAGAACACATTGAGTTTAAGCATCCTCAGCCAATGTCCACCGTCATGGTAAAAGTAGGTTTCACAGAGAATGCTCTGTTCCAAGATATCATCATTCGTAATTCGAAGAAGATTGGACTTATGTTAGACAAAACGTTACATAGTCATGTGACCAAAAGCTTTTTTAGCTTAGGAACAACACCTGACATTTCTTCAGGATATGGCGTACAAGATTATGGAGGTCGTCACAATACGATTTCGTACAGCACGTTTGCAAGTGTTCGACGTGGCGTCGATTTTTCTGGTGATACTCCTTCTCGTTTTGGTGTCGTAAAGTATTCCAAAGCATATGGACCACCAAAGCATACATTGGCTGTTGGGAATAGCGGATTTGGTACACACTCTACCGCAGAAGATATTACGTTCCATAACAATACCATAATCGGATTCAACTATGGATTTAACAGTCGTGGGAATCGAATTACCATCAAAGATAATACGATGACAGGTAATTCCGTTACCTTCGCAGCGATCAGTTATGGTAACAACGTTACTTTACTGCGTAACCATTTCCAACGATCCTCGTTAGAAGGAAACTCTCTAGAACATTTTGCATTGATCTTTGCTTCATATAAAGGCAAAGTGACCGCTGAACAAAACAAAGTAGAATACCTCACCAAAGATTTTGTTCGTGTTGCAGGTACAGATTTGCAAACCCTTCGTTTAGTTGATAATCGTGCAAATGTGTATACGGATTTGAACCCTATGTATGTCATTCGAAGTGGTTCCAATATCAAGTTACAGAATACCACCCTGTTGCGTAACTATATGTGGATGAAAACGGGAACGAAAAAATATGTTTCCAAAACCGTAGACTTGTCTGATAAGTCTAACCAAATCGATTATATACACTAA
- a CDS encoding FMN-dependent NADH-azoreductase — translation MAQVLVINSNPKKGSESVSLTIANEFFFAYQDEAPDDEIIILNLYDMDVPEIDQVAFAGWGKLQKGTPFQELTKEEQKKIVAINRSTEQFVQADKYVFITPMWNFGMPPRMKAYIDTICIAGKTFRYTSDGGSEGLLTDRKAVHIQARGGIYSEGPMQEWEFGDRYMRAIFAFMGIKEVYSVIAEGVAHPNKAESAKNAAYKQAELVAQQFARP, via the coding sequence ATGGCACAAGTATTAGTGATCAATTCCAATCCCAAAAAAGGCTCTGAATCAGTAAGTTTAACTATTGCCAATGAGTTTTTCTTTGCTTATCAAGATGAGGCACCCGATGATGAGATCATTATCTTAAATTTATACGATATGGATGTTCCAGAGATTGATCAGGTTGCATTTGCTGGATGGGGAAAGCTCCAAAAAGGGACTCCTTTCCAGGAACTAACCAAGGAAGAGCAGAAAAAAATTGTCGCAATCAATCGCTCAACCGAACAGTTTGTCCAAGCGGACAAGTATGTGTTTATTACGCCGATGTGGAACTTTGGTATGCCACCTAGAATGAAAGCTTATATCGATACCATCTGTATAGCAGGTAAGACGTTCCGTTATACAAGTGATGGTGGATCGGAAGGTTTGCTGACGGATCGTAAAGCAGTACATATTCAAGCTCGTGGTGGTATTTATTCAGAGGGGCCGATGCAAGAATGGGAATTTGGTGATCGGTATATGAGGGCGATTTTTGCGTTTATGGGAATTAAAGAGGTTTATTCGGTGATTGCAGAAGGAGTAGCTCATCCCAATAAAGCGGAAAGTGCCAAGAACGCTGCGTATAAGCAAGCAGAGTTGGTTGCTCAGCAATTTGCACGCCCTTAG